In Lysobacter firmicutimachus, one genomic interval encodes:
- a CDS encoding CsgG/HfaB family protein, with translation MKTASRGIQVVACVLGVGLALSAAPTWAQRKSAQDIRAQKMTEIPTCSKNLGAISVIEPEDGVNWWSGQQLPAPSKLIKVFVQKSRCFTLVDRGAGMDMAMRERDLASSGQLRNKSNIGKGQIRAADYILVPDLIAKNSNAGGNAIGGLLGGLIGGKAGAVAGNLNFNKKTADVVLTVTDVRSSEQVAMAEGSAKKTDIGFGAGGTLWGGSGLGGAGVSGYANTEIGQVITMAYLQAYTNLVTELGGLSGNASASNSQQAVTVVKAARLFANSSGSGKVVRPLDPGMMLYPTGNKQGAMWEVEDELGNKGWVSSLAMELSK, from the coding sequence ATGAAAACCGCAAGCAGGGGCATTCAAGTGGTGGCATGCGTGCTCGGAGTGGGCCTGGCGCTGAGCGCCGCGCCGACCTGGGCCCAGCGCAAGAGCGCGCAGGACATCCGCGCCCAGAAGATGACCGAGATCCCCACCTGCTCCAAGAACCTCGGCGCCATCTCCGTGATCGAGCCGGAGGACGGGGTCAACTGGTGGAGCGGCCAGCAGCTGCCGGCCCCGAGCAAGCTGATCAAGGTGTTCGTGCAGAAGTCGCGCTGCTTCACCCTGGTCGACCGCGGCGCCGGCATGGACATGGCGATGCGCGAGCGCGACCTGGCCTCCAGCGGCCAGCTGCGCAACAAGTCCAACATCGGCAAGGGCCAGATCCGCGCCGCCGACTACATCCTGGTGCCGGACCTGATCGCCAAGAACAGCAACGCCGGCGGCAACGCCATCGGCGGCCTGCTCGGCGGTCTGATCGGCGGCAAGGCCGGCGCGGTCGCCGGCAACCTCAACTTCAACAAGAAGACCGCCGACGTGGTCCTGACCGTGACCGACGTGCGCTCCTCCGAGCAGGTCGCGATGGCCGAGGGCAGCGCCAAGAAGACCGACATCGGCTTCGGCGCCGGCGGCACCCTATGGGGCGGCAGCGGCCTGGGCGGCGCCGGCGTGTCCGGCTACGCCAACACCGAAATCGGCCAGGTCATCACCATGGCCTACCTGCAGGCCTACACCAACCTGGTCACCGAACTGGGCGGCCTGTCGGGCAACGCCTCGGCCTCGAACTCGCAGCAGGCGGTGACCGTGGTCAAGGCCGCGCGTCTGTTCGCCAATTCGTCGGGCAGCGGCAAGGTCGTGCGTCCGCTCGACCCGGGCATGATGCTGTACCCGACCGGCAACAAGCAGGGCGCGATGTGGGAAGTCGAGGACGAACTCGGCAACAAGGGCTGGGTGTCTTCGCTGGCGATGGAACTGTCCAAGTAA